The Anopheles coluzzii chromosome 2, AcolN3, whole genome shotgun sequence genome window below encodes:
- the LOC120949634 gene encoding CLIP domain-containing serine protease B9 isoform X1: protein MFSQSCVGFPCRKCFISGVGDTIARKMVFPLRLSFLFVVPLAGAFLFPDNPMIRRAMKSDGIRAQRYDIRPQQHQEEQIEESSDVHVECTTPTRLRGRCISIYECDSILDYFKQRILTWEEREFLRKSQCTGATSGRQPFVCCPGNGSKPVVAPATTVPAGTASTTPAGPAATAPSGDAELADQLVGGLLPNPKKNECGVSIGMRIYGGQNADIDEFPWLALLQYENRKGERKYSCGGSLINRRYVLTAAHCVIGEVERKEGKLVSVRLGEYNTKTEIDCVTEEQEEICADPPVDAGIESVIVHPGYQDMAHADDIALLRLAQSIEYTSFVQPVCLPLTDFRASKTGEVNFVTGFGRTLQESRSAVKQKLGIKVYDHARCQEKYATKNSSITTNQLCAGGEYAKDSCHGDSGGPLMKLQKVWYLEGIVSYGNRCGLEDWPGVYTHVPAYMAWVRSNIKE, encoded by the exons ATCGCCAGAAAAATGGTGTTCCCTTTACGGTTGAGTTTTCTCTTCGTGGTGCCACTAGCAGGAGCCTTTCTGTTTCCCGATAATCCGATGATAAGACGCGCGATGAAATCCGACGGGATACGGGCCCAACGTTACGATATTCgcccgcagcagcatcaaGAGGAGCAGATCGAGGAATCCAGTGATGTTCATGTCG AATGCACGACACCGACGAGGCTACGGGGCCGTTGCATCTCCATCTACGAGTGTGACAGCATACTGGACTACTTCAAGCAGCGCATCCTCACCTGGGAGGAGCGTGAGTTCCTGCGCAAATCGCAATGTACCGGAGCGACCAGCGGACGCCAGCCGTTCGTGTGCTGTCCCGGCAACGGTTCCAAACCGGTCGTAGCACCCGCGACGACTGTTCCTGCTGGGACAGCGTCCACCACACCCGCTGGACCGGCGGCGACTGCGCCGAGCGGTGATGCTGAGCTGGCCGATCAGCTCGTCGGTGGTTTGCTGCCCAACCCGAAGAAGAACGAGTGCGGCGTTAGCATCGGCATGCGGATCTACGGTGGCCAAAATGCGGACATCGACGAATTTCCTTGGCTGGCGCTGTTGCAGTACGAAAACCGCAAGGGCGAGCGAAAGTACAGCTGCGGAGGGTCGCTGATCAATCGGCGCTACGTACTGACCGCTGCCCACTGCGTTATCGGAGAGGTTGAGCGCAAGGAGGGCAAACT GGTCTCGGTACGGCTCGGGGAATACAACACCAAAACGGAAATCGACTGCGTGacggaggagcaggaggaaatCTGTGCCGATCCACCGGTCGATGCCGGCATCGAGTCGGTCATCGTACATCCGGGATACCAGGATATGGCACACGCAGACGATATCGCGCTCTTGCGGTTGGCGCAATCGATCGAGTATACGAGTTTCGTGCAACCGGTTTGTCTGCCACTGACCGACTTCCGGGCGTCGAAAACGGGCGAGGTCAACTTTGTGACCGGGTTCGGGCGTACACTGCAAG AGAGCCGAAGCGCGGTTAAGCAAAAGCTGGGCATCAAGGTGTACGATCATGCCCGGTGCCAAGAGAAGTACGCTACGAAGAATTCGTCGATAACGACCAACCAGCTCTGCGCCGGTGGTGAGTACGCGAAGGACTCGTGCCACGGCGATTCCGGTGGTCCGCTGATGAAGCTGCAGAAGGTTTGGTATCTCGAGGGCATCGTCTCGTACGGCAACCGGTGCGGGCTGGAGGACTGGCCGGGGGTATACACTCACGTGCCCGCGTACATGGCCTGGGTGAGAAGCAATATCAAGGAGTAA
- the LOC120949634 gene encoding CLIP domain-containing serine protease B9 isoform X2, which produces MTSYNRSVAWLTVCVLLALHIGGSHQQQQQCTTPTRLRGRCISIYECDSILDYFKQRILTWEEREFLRKSQCTGATSGRQPFVCCPGNGSKPVVAPATTVPAGTASTTPAGPAATAPSGDAELADQLVGGLLPNPKKNECGVSIGMRIYGGQNADIDEFPWLALLQYENRKGERKYSCGGSLINRRYVLTAAHCVIGEVERKEGKLVSVRLGEYNTKTEIDCVTEEQEEICADPPVDAGIESVIVHPGYQDMAHADDIALLRLAQSIEYTSFVQPVCLPLTDFRASKTGEVNFVTGFGRTLQESRSAVKQKLGIKVYDHARCQEKYATKNSSITTNQLCAGGEYAKDSCHGDSGGPLMKLQKVWYLEGIVSYGNRCGLEDWPGVYTHVPAYMAWVRSNIKE; this is translated from the exons ATGACTAGCTACAATCGGTCCGTAGCTTGGCTTACGGTCTGCGTACTGCTTGCCCTACACATCGGCGGTtctcaccagcagcaacagc AATGCACGACACCGACGAGGCTACGGGGCCGTTGCATCTCCATCTACGAGTGTGACAGCATACTGGACTACTTCAAGCAGCGCATCCTCACCTGGGAGGAGCGTGAGTTCCTGCGCAAATCGCAATGTACCGGAGCGACCAGCGGACGCCAGCCGTTCGTGTGCTGTCCCGGCAACGGTTCCAAACCGGTCGTAGCACCCGCGACGACTGTTCCTGCTGGGACAGCGTCCACCACACCCGCTGGACCGGCGGCGACTGCGCCGAGCGGTGATGCTGAGCTGGCCGATCAGCTCGTCGGTGGTTTGCTGCCCAACCCGAAGAAGAACGAGTGCGGCGTTAGCATCGGCATGCGGATCTACGGTGGCCAAAATGCGGACATCGACGAATTTCCTTGGCTGGCGCTGTTGCAGTACGAAAACCGCAAGGGCGAGCGAAAGTACAGCTGCGGAGGGTCGCTGATCAATCGGCGCTACGTACTGACCGCTGCCCACTGCGTTATCGGAGAGGTTGAGCGCAAGGAGGGCAAACT GGTCTCGGTACGGCTCGGGGAATACAACACCAAAACGGAAATCGACTGCGTGacggaggagcaggaggaaatCTGTGCCGATCCACCGGTCGATGCCGGCATCGAGTCGGTCATCGTACATCCGGGATACCAGGATATGGCACACGCAGACGATATCGCGCTCTTGCGGTTGGCGCAATCGATCGAGTATACGAGTTTCGTGCAACCGGTTTGTCTGCCACTGACCGACTTCCGGGCGTCGAAAACGGGCGAGGTCAACTTTGTGACCGGGTTCGGGCGTACACTGCAAG AGAGCCGAAGCGCGGTTAAGCAAAAGCTGGGCATCAAGGTGTACGATCATGCCCGGTGCCAAGAGAAGTACGCTACGAAGAATTCGTCGATAACGACCAACCAGCTCTGCGCCGGTGGTGAGTACGCGAAGGACTCGTGCCACGGCGATTCCGGTGGTCCGCTGATGAAGCTGCAGAAGGTTTGGTATCTCGAGGGCATCGTCTCGTACGGCAACCGGTGCGGGCTGGAGGACTGGCCGGGGGTATACACTCACGTGCCCGCGTACATGGCCTGGGTGAGAAGCAATATCAAGGAGTAA